The Rhinatrema bivittatum chromosome 4, aRhiBiv1.1, whole genome shotgun sequence genome window below encodes:
- the SIX6 gene encoding homeobox protein SIX6, producing the protein MFQLPILNFSPQQVAGVCETLEESGDIERLGRFLWSLPVAPAACEALNKNESVLRARAIVAFHTGNFRELYHILENHKFTKESHTKLQALWLEAHYQEAEKLRGRPLGPVDKYRVRKKFPLPRTIWDGEQKTHCFKERTRHLLREWYLQDPYPNPSKKRELAQATGLTPTQVGNWFKNRRQRDRAAAAKNRLQQQVLSHGSVRSLAVEEGAVEPLGAASSPAASLSSKAATSAISITSSDSECDV; encoded by the exons ATGTTTCAGCTACCTATTCTGAATTTTAGCCCGCAGCAGGTAGCTGGGGTATGTGAGACCCTGGAGGAAAGTGGAGACATTGAGCGCCTCGGTCGCTTTCTCTGGTCATTGCCGGTGGCCCCGGCAGCTTGCGAGGCCCTGAACAAAAACGAATCCGTTCTCAGAGCCAGGGCCATTGTGGCCTTTCATACTGGAAACTTTAGAGAGCTGTACCATATCTTGGAGAACCACAAGTTTACCAAGGAATCACATACCAAGCTTCAGGCTCTTTGGTTGGAAGCGCATTATCAAGAAGCAGAGAAACTGAGAGGGCGACCCTTAGGGCCGGTAGATAAATACAGAGTGCGGAAGAAGTTCCCATTACCCAGGACCATCTGGGATGGGGAACAGAAGACGCATTGCTTTAAAGAAAGAACAAGGCATTTGCTAAGGGAGTGGTACCTGCAGGACCCTTATCCTAACCCCAGCAAAAAGAGAGAACTGGCCCAAGCTACTGGACTTACCCCTACACAAGTAGGCAACTGGTTTAAAAACCGAAGACAAAGGGATAGAGCTGCAGCTGCAAAGAACAG GCTGCAGCAGCAGGTCTTATCCCACGGCTCGGTGCGCTCCCTGGCAGTGGAAGAAGGTGCAGTAGAGCCCCTGGGAGCCGCCTCCAGTCCTGCAGCCAGTTTGTCCAGCAAAGCGGCCACCTCTGCCATTTCCATCACATCCAGCGACAGTGAATGCGACGTCTGA